In Oncorhynchus keta strain PuntledgeMale-10-30-2019 chromosome 19, Oket_V2, whole genome shotgun sequence, a single genomic region encodes these proteins:
- the LOC118375102 gene encoding uncharacterized protein LOC118375102 isoform X8: MYSVLQVVDVFSTAGGGCIQYCIITSPAGGGCIQYCRWWMYSVLQVVDVFSTAGGGCIQYCRCWMYSVLQVVDVFSTAGGGCIQYCIITSPASGGCIQYCRWWMYSVLQVVDVFSTAGGGCIQYCRWWMYSVLYNNQPCRWWMYSVLQVVDVFSTASGGCIQYCRWWMYSVLQVVDVFSTAGGGCIQYCIITSPAGGGCIQYCRWWMYSVLQVVDVFSTAGAGCTQYCRWWMYSVLQVVDVFSTVGGGCIQYCRWWMYSVLQVVDVFSTAGGGCIQYCRWWMYSVLYNNQPCRCWMYSVLQVVDVFSTAGAGCIQYCRWWMYSVLQVVDVFSTAGGGCIQYCIITSPAGGGFILPLALGIWESLKP; this comes from the exons atgtattcagtactgcagGTGGTggatgtattcagtactgcagGTGGTGGATGTATTCAGTACTGTATAATAACCAGCCCTGCAGGTGGTggatgtattcagtactgcag GTGGTggatgtattcagtactgcaAGTGGTggatgtattcagtactgcagGTGGTggatgtattcagtactgcagGTGCTggatgtattcagtactgcagGTGGTggatgtattcagtactgcagGTGGTGGATGTATTCAGTACTGTATAATAACCAGCCCTGCAAGTGGTggatgtattcagtactgcagGTGGTggatgtattcagtactgcagGTGGTggatgtattcagtactgcagGTGGTggatgtattcagtactgcag GTGGTGGATGTATTCAGTACTGTATAATAACCAGCCCTGCAGGTGGTggatgtattcagtactgcagGTGGTggatgtattcagtactgcaAGTGGTggatgtattcagtactgcagGTGGTggatgtattcagtactgcagGTGGTggatgtattcagtactgcagGTGGTGGATGTATTCAGTACTGTATAATAACCAGCCCTGCAGGTGGTggatgtattcagtactgcag GTGGTggatgtattcagtactgcagGTGGTggatgtattcagtactgcagGTGCTGGATGTACTCAGTACTGCAGGTGGTggatgtattcagtactgcagGTGGTGGAtgtattcagtactgtaggtggtggatgtattcagtactgcag GTGGTggatgtattcagtactgcag GTGGTggatgtattcagtactgcagGTGGTggatgtattcagtactgcagGTGGTGGATGTATTCAGTACTGTATAATAACCAGCCCTGCAGGTGCTggatgtattcagtactgcagGTGGTggatgtattcagtactgcagGTGCTggatgtattcagtactgcagGTGGTggatgtattcagtactgcagGTGGTggatgtattcagtactgcag GTGGTGGATGTATTCAGTACTGTATAATAACCAGCCCTGCGGGTGGTGGGTTTATTCTTCCATTGGCCCTGGGTATCTGGGAGAGCCTGAAGCCATGA
- the LOC118375102 gene encoding uncharacterized protein LOC118375102 isoform X11, protein MYSVLQVVDVFSTAGGGCIQYCIITSPAGGGCIQYCRWWMYSVLQVVDVFSTAGGGCIQYCRCWMYSVLQVVDVFSTAGGGCIQYCIITSPASGGCIQYCRWWMYSVLQVVDVFSTAGGGCIQYCRWWMYSVLYNNQPCRWWMYSVLQVVDVFSTASGGCIQYCRWWMYSVLQVVDVFSTAGGGCIQYCIITSPAGGGCIQYCRWWMYSILQVVDVFSTAGGGCIQYCIITSPAGGGCIQYCRWWMYSVLQVVDVFSTAGGGCIQYCRWWMYSVLYNNQPCRCWMYSVLQVVDVFSTAGAGCIQYCRWWMYSVLQVVDVFSTAGGGCIQYCIITSPAGGGFILPLALGIWESLKP, encoded by the exons atgtattcagtactgcagGTGGTggatgtattcagtactgcagGTGGTGGATGTATTCAGTACTGTATAATAACCAGCCCTGCAGGTGGTggatgtattcagtactgcag GTGGTggatgtattcagtactgcaAGTGGTggatgtattcagtactgcagGTGGTggatgtattcagtactgcagGTGCTggatgtattcagtactgcagGTGGTggatgtattcagtactgcagGTGGTGGATGTATTCAGTACTGTATAATAACCAGCCCTGCAAGTGGTggatgtattcagtactgcagGTGGTggatgtattcagtactgcagGTGGTggatgtattcagtactgcagGTGGTggatgtattcagtactgcag GTGGTGGATGTATTCAGTACTGTATAATAACCAGCCCTGCAGGTGGTggatgtattcagtactgcagGTGGTggatgtattcagtactgcaAGTGGTggatgtattcagtactgcagGTGGTggatgtattcagtactgcagGTGGTggatgtattcagtactgcagGTGGTGGATGTATTCAGTACTGTATAATAACCAGCCCTGCAGGTGGTggatgtattcagtactgcagGTGGTGGATGTATTCAATACTGCAGGTGGTggatgtattcagtactgcag GTGGTGGATGTATTCAGTACTGTATAATAACCAGCCCTGCAGGTGGTggatgtattcagtactgcagGTGGTggatgtattcagtactgcagGTGGTggatgtattcagtactgcagGTGGTggatgtattcagtactgcagGTGGTGGATGTATTCAGTACTGTATAATAACCAGCCCTGCAGGTGCTggatgtattcagtactgcagGTGGTggatgtattcagtactgcagGTGCTggatgtattcagtactgcagGTGGTggatgtattcagtactgcagGTGGTggatgtattcagtactgcag GTGGTGGATGTATTCAGTACTGTATAATAACCAGCCCTGCGGGTGGTGGGTTTATTCTTCCATTGGCCCTGGGTATCTGGGAGAGCCTGAAGCCATGA
- the LOC118375102 gene encoding uncharacterized protein LOC118375102 isoform X24, whose product MYSVLQVVDVFSTAGGGCIQYCIITSPAGGGCIQYCRWWMYSVLQVVDVFSTAGGGCIQYCRCWMYSVLQVVDVFSTAGGGCIQYCIITSPASGGCIQYCRWWMYSVLQVVDVFSTAGGGCIQYCRWWMYSVLYNNQPCRWWMYSVLQVVDVFSTAGGGCIQYCRWWMYSVLQVVDVFNTAGGGCIQYCRWWMYSVLQVVDVFSTAGGGCIQYCIITSPAGGGCIQYCRWWMYSVLQVVDVFSTAGGGCIQYCRWWMYSVLYNNQPCRCWMYSVLQVVDVFSTAGAGCIQYCRWWMYSVLQVVDVFSTAGGGCIQYCIITSPAGGGFILPLALGIWESLKP is encoded by the exons atgtattcagtactgcagGTGGTggatgtattcagtactgcagGTGGTGGATGTATTCAGTACTGTATAATAACCAGCCCTGCAGGTGGTggatgtattcagtactgcag GTGGTggatgtattcagtactgcaAGTGGTggatgtattcagtactgcagGTGGTggatgtattcagtactgcagGTGCTggatgtattcagtactgcagGTGGTggatgtattcagtactgcagGTGGTGGATGTATTCAGTACTGTATAATAACCAGCCCTGCAAGTGGTggatgtattcagtactgcagGTGGTggatgtattcagtactgcagGTGGTggatgtattcagtactgcagGTGGTggatgtattcagtactgcag GTGGTGGATGTATTCAGTACTGTATAATAACCAGCCCTGCAGGTGGTggatgtattcagtactgcag GTGGTggatgtattcagtactgcagGTGGTGGATGTATTCAATACTGCAGGTGGTggatgtattcagtactgcagGTGGTGGATGTATTCAACACTGCAGGTGGTggatgtattcagtactgcagGTGGTggatgtattcagtactgcag GTGGTggatgtattcagtactgcagGTGGTGGATGTATTCAGTACTGTATAATAACCAGCCCTGCAGGTGGTggatgtattcagtactgcagGTGGTggatgtattcagtactgcagGTGGTggatgtattcagtactgcagGTGGTggatgtattcagtactgcagGTGGTGGATGTATTCAGTACTGTATAATAACCAGCCCTGCAGGTGCTggatgtattcagtactgcagGTGGTggatgtattcagtactgcagGTGCTggatgtattcagtactgcagGTGGTggatgtattcagtactgcagGTGGTggatgtattcagtactgcag GTGGTGGATGTATTCAGTACTGTATAATAACCAGCCCTGCGGGTGGTGGGTTTATTCTTCCATTGGCCCTGGGTATCTGGGAGAGCCTGAAGCCATGA
- the LOC118375102 gene encoding uncharacterized protein LOC118375102 isoform X3, whose product MYSVLQVVDVFSTAGGGCIQYCIITSPAGGGCIQYCRWWMYSVLQVVDVFSTAGGGCIQYCRCWMYSVLQVVDVFSTAGGGCIQYCIITSPASGGCIQYCRWWMYSVLQVVDVFSTAGGGCIQYCRWWMYSVLYNNQPCRWWMYSVLQVVDVFSTAGGGCIQYCRWWMYSVLQVVDVFNTAGGGCIQYCRWWMYSTLQVVDVFSTAGGGCIQYCRCWMYSVLQVVDVFSTAGGGCIQYCRWWMYSVLQVVDVFSTAGGGCIQYCIITSPAGGGCIQYCRWWMYSVLQVVDVFSTAGGGCIQYCRWWMYSVLYNNQPCRCWMYSVLQVVDVFSTAGAGCIQYCRWWMYSVLQVVDVFSTAGGGCIQYCIITSPAGGGFILPLALGIWESLKP is encoded by the exons atgtattcagtactgcagGTGGTggatgtattcagtactgcagGTGGTGGATGTATTCAGTACTGTATAATAACCAGCCCTGCAGGTGGTggatgtattcagtactgcag GTGGTggatgtattcagtactgcaAGTGGTggatgtattcagtactgcagGTGGTggatgtattcagtactgcagGTGCTggatgtattcagtactgcagGTGGTggatgtattcagtactgcagGTGGTGGATGTATTCAGTACTGTATAATAACCAGCCCTGCAAGTGGTggatgtattcagtactgcagGTGGTggatgtattcagtactgcagGTGGTggatgtattcagtactgcagGTGGTggatgtattcagtactgcag GTGGTGGATGTATTCAGTACTGTATAATAACCAGCCCTGCAGGTGGTggatgtattcagtactgcag GTGGTggatgtattcagtactgcagGTGGTggatgtattcagtactgcag GTGGTggatgtattcagtactgcagGTGGTGGATGTATTCAATACTGCAGGTGGTggatgtattcagtactgcagGTGGTGGATGTATTCAACACTGCAGGTGGTggatgtattcagtactgcagGTGGTggatgtattcagtactgcagGTGCTGGATGTACTCAGTACTGCAGGTGGTggatgtattcagtactgcagGTGGTGGAtgtattcagtactgtaggtggtggatgtattcagtactgcag GTGGTggatgtattcagtactgcagGTGGTGGATGTATTCAGTACTGTATAATAACCAGCCCTGCAGGTGGTggatgtattcagtactgcagGTGGTggatgtattcagtactgcagGTGGTggatgtattcagtactgcagGTGGTggatgtattcagtactgcagGTGGTGGATGTATTCAGTACTGTATAATAACCAGCCCTGCAGGTGCTggatgtattcagtactgcagGTGGTggatgtattcagtactgcagGTGCTggatgtattcagtactgcagGTGGTggatgtattcagtactgcagGTGGTggatgtattcagtactgcag GTGGTGGATGTATTCAGTACTGTATAATAACCAGCCCTGCGGGTGGTGGGTTTATTCTTCCATTGGCCCTGGGTATCTGGGAGAGCCTGAAGCCATGA
- the LOC118375102 gene encoding uncharacterized protein LOC118375102 isoform X28, which translates to MYSVLQVVDVFSTASGGCIQYCRWWMYSVLQVVDVFSTAGGGCIQYCIITSPAGGGCIQYCRWWMYSVLQVVDVFSTAGGGCIQYCRWWMYSVLQVVDVFNTAGGGCIQYCRWWMYSTLQVVDVFSTAGGGCIQYCRCWMYSVLQVVDVFSTAGGGCIQYCRWWMYSVLQVVDVFSTAGGGCIQYCIITSPAGGGCIQYCRWWMYSVLQVVDVFSTAGGGCIQYCRWWMYSVLYNNQPCRCWMYSVLQVVDVFSTAGAGCIQYCRWWMYSVLQVVDVFSTAGGGCIQYCIITSPAGGGFILPLALGIWESLKP; encoded by the exons atgtattcagtactgcagGTGGTggatgtattcagtactgcaAGTGGTggatgtattcagtactgcagGTGGTggatgtattcagtactgcag GTGGTggatgtattcagtactgcagGTGGTGGATGTATTCAGTACTGTATAATAACCAGCCCTGCAGGTGGTggatgtattcagtactgcagGTGGTggatgtattcagtactgcaAGTGGTggatgtattcagtactgcagGTGGTggatgtattcagtactgcagGTGGTggatgtattcagtactgcag GTGGTGGATGTATTCAATACTGCAGGTGGTggatgtattcagtactgcagGTGGTGGATGTATTCAACACTGCAGGTGGTggatgtattcagtactgcagGTGGTggatgtattcagtactgcagGTGCTGGATGTACTCAGTACTGCAGGTGGTggatgtattcagtactgcagGTGGTGGAtgtattcagtactgtaggtggtggatgtattcagtactgcag GTGGTggatgtattcagtactgcagGTGGTGGATGTATTCAGTACTGTATAATAACCAGCCCTGCAGGTGGTggatgtattcagtactgcagGTGGTggatgtattcagtactgcagGTGGTggatgtattcagtactgcagGTGGTggatgtattcagtactgcagGTGGTGGATGTATTCAGTACTGTATAATAACCAGCCCTGCAGGTGCTggatgtattcagtactgcagGTGGTggatgtattcagtactgcagGTGCTggatgtattcagtactgcagGTGGTggatgtattcagtactgcagGTGGTggatgtattcagtactgcag GTGGTGGATGTATTCAGTACTGTATAATAACCAGCCCTGCGGGTGGTGGGTTTATTCTTCCATTGGCCCTGGGTATCTGGGAGAGCCTGAAGCCATGA
- the LOC118375102 gene encoding uncharacterized protein LOC118375102 isoform X15 → MYSVLQVVDVFSTAGGGCIQYCIITSPAGGGCIQYCRWWMYSVLQVVDVFSTAGGGCIQYCRCWMYSVLQVVDVFSTAGGGCIQYCIITSPASGGCIQYCRWWMYSVLQVVDVFSTAGGGCIQYCRWWMYSVLQVVDVFNTAGGGCIQYCRWWMYSTLQVVDVFSTAGGGCIQYCRCWMYSVLQVVDVFSTAGGGCIQYCRWWMYSVLQVVDVFSTAGGGCIQYCIITSPAGGGCIQYCRWWMYSVLQVVDVFSTAGGGCIQYCRWWMYSVLYNNQPCRCWMYSVLQVVDVFSTAGAGCIQYCRWWMYSVLQVVDVFSTAGGGCIQYCIITSPAGGGFILPLALGIWESLKP, encoded by the exons atgtattcagtactgcagGTGGTggatgtattcagtactgcagGTGGTGGATGTATTCAGTACTGTATAATAACCAGCCCTGCAGGTGGTggatgtattcagtactgcag GTGGTggatgtattcagtactgcaAGTGGTggatgtattcagtactgcagGTGGTggatgtattcagtactgcagGTGCTggatgtattcagtactgcagGTGGTggatgtattcagtactgcagGTGGTGGATGTATTCAGTACTGTATAATAACCAGCCCTGCAAGTGGTggatgtattcagtactgcagGTGGTggatgtattcagtactgcagGTGGTggatgtattcagtactgcagGTGGTggatgtattcagtactgcag GTGGTggatgtattcagtactgcagGTGGTGGATGTATTCAATACTGCAGGTGGTggatgtattcagtactgcagGTGGTGGATGTATTCAACACTGCAGGTGGTggatgtattcagtactgcagGTGGTggatgtattcagtactgcagGTGCTGGATGTACTCAGTACTGCAGGTGGTggatgtattcagtactgcagGTGGTGGAtgtattcagtactgtaggtggtggatgtattcagtactgcag GTGGTggatgtattcagtactgcagGTGGTGGATGTATTCAGTACTGTATAATAACCAGCCCTGCAGGTGGTggatgtattcagtactgcagGTGGTggatgtattcagtactgcagGTGGTggatgtattcagtactgcagGTGGTggatgtattcagtactgcagGTGGTGGATGTATTCAGTACTGTATAATAACCAGCCCTGCAGGTGCTggatgtattcagtactgcagGTGGTggatgtattcagtactgcagGTGCTggatgtattcagtactgcagGTGGTggatgtattcagtactgcagGTGGTggatgtattcagtactgcag GTGGTGGATGTATTCAGTACTGTATAATAACCAGCCCTGCGGGTGGTGGGTTTATTCTTCCATTGGCCCTGGGTATCTGGGAGAGCCTGAAGCCATGA
- the LOC118375102 gene encoding uncharacterized protein LOC118375102 isoform X5, whose translation MYSVLQVVDVFSTAGGGCIQYCIITSPAGGGCIQYCRWWMYSVLQVVDVFSTAGGGCIQYCRCWMYSVLQVVDVFSTAGGGCIQYCIITSPASGGCIQYCRWWMYSVLQVVDVFSTAGGGCIQYCRWWMYSVLYNNQPCRWWMYSVLQVVDVFSTAGGGCIQYCRWWMYSVLYNNQPCRWWMYSVLQVVDVFSTAGGGCIQYCRCWMYSVLQVVDVFSTAGGGCIQYCRWWMYSVLQVVDVFSTAGGGCIQYCIITSPAGGGCIQYCRWWMYSVLQVVDVFSTAGGGCIQYCRWWMYSVLYNNQPCRCWMYSVLQVVDVFSTAGAGCIQYCRWWMYSVLQVVDVFSTAGGGCIQYCIITSPAGGGFILPLALGIWESLKP comes from the exons atgtattcagtactgcagGTGGTggatgtattcagtactgcagGTGGTGGATGTATTCAGTACTGTATAATAACCAGCCCTGCAGGTGGTggatgtattcagtactgcag GTGGTggatgtattcagtactgcaAGTGGTggatgtattcagtactgcagGTGGTggatgtattcagtactgcagGTGCTggatgtattcagtactgcagGTGGTggatgtattcagtactgcagGTGGTGGATGTATTCAGTACTGTATAATAACCAGCCCTGCAAGTGGTggatgtattcagtactgcagGTGGTggatgtattcagtactgcagGTGGTggatgtattcagtactgcagGTGGTggatgtattcagtactgcag GTGGTGGATGTATTCAGTACTGTATAATAACCAGCCCTGCAGGTGGTggatgtattcagtactgcag GTGGTggatgtattcagtactgcagGTGGTggatgtattcagtactgcagGTGGTGGATGTATTCAGTACTGTATAATAACCAGCCCTGCAGGTGGTggatgtattcagtactgcag GTGGTggatgtattcagtactgcagGTGGTggatgtattcagtactgcagGTGCTGGATGTACTCAGTACTGCAGGTGGTggatgtattcagtactgcagGTGGTGGAtgtattcagtactgtaggtggtggatgtattcagtactgcag GTGGTggatgtattcagtactgcagGTGGTGGATGTATTCAGTACTGTATAATAACCAGCCCTGCAGGTGGTggatgtattcagtactgcagGTGGTggatgtattcagtactgcagGTGGTggatgtattcagtactgcagGTGGTggatgtattcagtactgcagGTGGTGGATGTATTCAGTACTGTATAATAACCAGCCCTGCAGGTGCTggatgtattcagtactgcagGTGGTggatgtattcagtactgcagGTGCTggatgtattcagtactgcagGTGGTggatgtattcagtactgcagGTGGTggatgtattcagtactgcag GTGGTGGATGTATTCAGTACTGTATAATAACCAGCCCTGCGGGTGGTGGGTTTATTCTTCCATTGGCCCTGGGTATCTGGGAGAGCCTGAAGCCATGA
- the LOC118375102 gene encoding uncharacterized protein LOC118375102 isoform X7 → MYSVLYNNQPCRWWMYSVLQVVDVFSTASGGCIQYCRWWMYSVLQVLDVFSTAGGGCIQYCRWWMYSVLYNNQPCKWWMYSVLQVVDVFSTAGGGCIQYCRWWMYSVLQVVDVFSTAGGGCIQYCRWWMYSVLYNNQPCRWWMYSVLQVVDVFNTAGGGCIQYCRWWMYSTLQVVDVFSTAGGGCIQYCRCWMYSVLQVVDVFSTAGGGCIQYCRWWMYSVLQVVDVFSTAGGGCIQYCIITSPAGGGCIQYCRWWMYSVLQVVDVFSTAGGGCIQYCRWWMYSVLYNNQPCRCWMYSVLQVVDVFSTAGAGCIQYCRWWMYSVLQVVDVFSTAGGGCIQYCIITSPAGGGFILPLALGIWESLKP, encoded by the exons ATGTATTCAGTACTGTATAATAACCAGCCCTGCAGGTGGTggatgtattcagtactgcag GTGGTggatgtattcagtactgcaAGTGGTggatgtattcagtactgcagGTGGTggatgtattcagtactgcagGTGCTggatgtattcagtactgcagGTGGTggatgtattcagtactgcagGTGGTGGATGTATTCAGTACTGTATAATAACCAGCCCTGCAAGTGGTggatgtattcagtactgcagGTGGTggatgtattcagtactgcagGTGGTggatgtattcagtactgcagGTGGTggatgtattcagtactgcag GTGGTggatgtattcagtactgcagGTGGTggatgtattcagtactgcagGTGGTGGATGTATTCAGTACTGTATAATAACCAGCCCTGCAGGTGGTggatgtattcagtactgcagGTGGTGGATGTATTCAATACTGCAGGTGGTggatgtattcagtactgcagGTGGTGGATGTATTCAACACTGCAGGTGGTggatgtattcagtactgcagGTGGTggatgtattcagtactgcagGTGCTGGATGTACTCAGTACTGCAGGTGGTggatgtattcagtactgcagGTGGTGGAtgtattcagtactgtaggtggtggatgtattcagtactgcag GTGGTggatgtattcagtactgcagGTGGTGGATGTATTCAGTACTGTATAATAACCAGCCCTGCAGGTGGTggatgtattcagtactgcagGTGGTggatgtattcagtactgcagGTGGTggatgtattcagtactgcagGTGGTggatgtattcagtactgcagGTGGTGGATGTATTCAGTACTGTATAATAACCAGCCCTGCAGGTGCTggatgtattcagtactgcagGTGGTggatgtattcagtactgcagGTGCTggatgtattcagtactgcagGTGGTggatgtattcagtactgcagGTGGTggatgtattcagtactgcag GTGGTGGATGTATTCAGTACTGTATAATAACCAGCCCTGCGGGTGGTGGGTTTATTCTTCCATTGGCCCTGGGTATCTGGGAGAGCCTGAAGCCATGA
- the LOC118375102 gene encoding uncharacterized protein LOC118375102 isoform X2: protein MYSVLYNNQPCRWWMYSVLQVVDVFSTASGGCIQYCRWWMYSVLQVLDVFSTAGGGCIQYCRWWMYSVLYNNQPCKWWMYSVLQVVDVFSTAGGGCIQYCRWWMYSVLQVVDVFNTAGGGCIQYCRWWMYSVLYNNQPCRWWMYSVLQVVDVFSTAGGGCIQYCRWWMYSVLYNNQPCRWWMYSVLQVVDVFNTAGGGCIQYCRWWMYSTLQVVDVFSTAGGGCIQYCRCWMYSVLQVVDVFSTAGGGCIQYCRWWMYSVLQVVDVFSTAGGGCIQYCIITSPAGGGCIQYCRWWMYSVLQVVDVFSTAGGGCIQYCRWWMYSVLYNNQPCRCWMYSVLQVVDVFSTAGAGCIQYCRWWMYSVLQVVDVFSTAGGGCIQYCIITSPAGGGFILPLALGIWESLKP, encoded by the exons ATGTATTCAGTACTGTATAATAACCAGCCCTGCAGGTGGTggatgtattcagtactgcag GTGGTggatgtattcagtactgcaAGTGGTggatgtattcagtactgcagGTGGTggatgtattcagtactgcagGTGCTggatgtattcagtactgcagGTGGTggatgtattcagtactgcagGTGGTGGATGTATTCAGTACTGTATAATAACCAGCCCTGCAAGTGGTggatgtattcagtactgcagGTGGTggatgtattcagtactgcagGTGGTggatgtattcagtactgcagGTGGTggatgtattcagtactgcagGTGGTGGATGTATTCAATACTGCAGGTGGTggatgtattcagtactgcagGTGGTGGATGTATTCAGTACTGTATAATAACCAGCCCTGCAGGTGGTggatgtattcagtactgcag GTGGTggatgtattcagtactgcagGTGGTggatgtattcagtactgcagGTGGTGGATGTATTCAGTACTGTATAATAACCAGCCCTGCAGGTGGTggatgtattcagtactgcagGTGGTGGATGTATTCAATACTGCAGGTGGTggatgtattcagtactgcagGTGGTGGATGTATTCAACACTGCAGGTGGTggatgtattcagtactgcagGTGGTggatgtattcagtactgcagGTGCTGGATGTACTCAGTACTGCAGGTGGTggatgtattcagtactgcagGTGGTGGAtgtattcagtactgtaggtggtggatgtattcagtactgcag GTGGTggatgtattcagtactgcagGTGGTGGATGTATTCAGTACTGTATAATAACCAGCCCTGCAGGTGGTggatgtattcagtactgcagGTGGTggatgtattcagtactgcagGTGGTggatgtattcagtactgcagGTGGTggatgtattcagtactgcagGTGGTGGATGTATTCAGTACTGTATAATAACCAGCCCTGCAGGTGCTggatgtattcagtactgcagGTGGTggatgtattcagtactgcagGTGCTggatgtattcagtactgcagGTGGTggatgtattcagtactgcagGTGGTggatgtattcagtactgcag GTGGTGGATGTATTCAGTACTGTATAATAACCAGCCCTGCGGGTGGTGGGTTTATTCTTCCATTGGCCCTGGGTATCTGGGAGAGCCTGAAGCCATGA